From the Comamonas odontotermitis genome, one window contains:
- the katG gene encoding catalase/peroxidase HPI — protein sequence MTTESKCPFHTAQQTQSGTTNRDWWPTALRVDLLSQHNSKSNPMGADFDYAKEFGKLDYEGLKRDLRALMTDSQDWWPADFGHYGPQFIRMAWHSAGTYRVQDGRGGGGRGQQRFAPLNSWPDNVNIDKSRRLLWPIKQKYGNRISWADLMILCGNVALESMGFRTFGFAGGRVDTWEPDHDVYWGAEKEWLAPTNNPNSRYSGERDLENPLAAVQMGLIYVNPEGPDGNGDPISAARDIRDTFARMAMDDEETVALIAGGHTFGKTHGAGPASHVGKEPEAAGLEAQGLGWASSFGTGSGRDAITSGLEVTWTQTPAQWSNFFFENLFKYEWVQEKSPAGAIQWVAKDADDVIPDAHGGPNKKPTMLTTDLSLRMDPAYEKISRRFLENPQAFAEAFARAWFKLTHRDMGPVSRYLGPEVPKEALIWQDVIPAVKHPLVNSDDVTALKAQVLASGLTVQELVGTAWASASTYRGSDMRGGANGARIRLAPQKDWQVNQPEQLAKVLSVLEGIQREFNKTADGDKRVSMADLIVLAGNAGVEKAAADAGIKVTVPFSPGRGDATAEETDADSFKYLEPKADGFRNHLQGPLPASAESLLIDKSQLLNLTAPEMTVLVGGLRAININTGGSQHGVLTHTPGKLTNDFFVNLLDMGTQWKAQEDGTYEGVDRKSGAKKWTGTRVDLVFGSNAILRAVAEVYAEAGNQQKFVGDFVSAWTKVMELDRFDLKK from the coding sequence ATGACGACTGAATCCAAGTGCCCCTTCCATACCGCCCAGCAAACCCAGAGCGGCACAACCAATAGAGACTGGTGGCCGACTGCGCTGCGTGTGGATCTGCTCAGCCAGCACAACAGCAAAAGCAACCCCATGGGCGCCGATTTCGACTACGCCAAGGAATTTGGCAAGCTCGACTATGAAGGCCTCAAGCGCGACCTGCGGGCACTGATGACCGACTCTCAGGACTGGTGGCCCGCCGACTTCGGCCACTATGGCCCACAGTTCATCCGCATGGCCTGGCACTCCGCCGGCACCTACCGTGTGCAGGACGGCCGTGGCGGCGGAGGCCGCGGACAGCAGCGCTTTGCACCACTCAACAGCTGGCCCGACAACGTCAACATCGACAAATCGCGCCGCCTGCTGTGGCCCATCAAACAGAAATACGGCAACCGCATCTCCTGGGCCGACCTGATGATCCTGTGCGGCAACGTGGCGCTGGAGAGCATGGGTTTCCGCACCTTCGGCTTTGCCGGTGGCCGCGTCGACACTTGGGAGCCCGACCACGATGTGTACTGGGGCGCCGAGAAGGAATGGCTGGCTCCCACCAACAACCCCAACAGCCGTTACAGCGGCGAGCGCGATCTGGAAAACCCGCTGGCTGCCGTGCAGATGGGATTGATCTACGTGAACCCTGAAGGCCCGGACGGCAATGGCGACCCCATTTCAGCGGCCCGCGACATCCGCGACACCTTCGCCCGCATGGCCATGGATGACGAGGAAACCGTGGCCCTGATCGCGGGCGGCCATACCTTCGGCAAGACCCACGGCGCGGGCCCTGCCAGCCACGTCGGCAAGGAACCGGAAGCTGCTGGGCTCGAAGCCCAAGGCCTGGGCTGGGCCAGCAGTTTTGGCACCGGCTCCGGTCGCGATGCCATCACCTCGGGGCTGGAAGTGACCTGGACGCAGACCCCTGCACAATGGAGCAACTTCTTCTTCGAAAACCTGTTCAAGTACGAGTGGGTGCAGGAAAAGAGCCCCGCAGGCGCCATTCAGTGGGTGGCCAAGGATGCGGACGATGTCATCCCCGACGCCCATGGTGGCCCCAACAAGAAACCCACCATGCTGACGACCGACCTGTCGCTGCGCATGGACCCGGCCTACGAAAAAATTTCGCGCCGCTTCCTGGAGAATCCCCAGGCCTTTGCCGAAGCCTTTGCCCGCGCCTGGTTCAAGCTGACCCACCGCGACATGGGCCCGGTCAGCCGCTACCTCGGCCCCGAAGTGCCGAAGGAAGCCCTGATCTGGCAAGACGTGATTCCCGCCGTCAAGCACCCGCTGGTCAACAGCGATGATGTAACGGCCCTCAAGGCCCAGGTGCTCGCATCGGGCCTGACCGTGCAGGAACTGGTGGGCACCGCCTGGGCCTCGGCGTCTACCTACCGCGGCTCCGACATGCGCGGCGGTGCCAATGGCGCGCGCATCCGCCTTGCGCCGCAGAAGGACTGGCAAGTCAACCAGCCAGAACAACTGGCCAAGGTACTGTCCGTGCTGGAAGGCATTCAGCGCGAATTCAACAAGACGGCAGACGGCGACAAGCGTGTCTCCATGGCCGATCTGATCGTGCTCGCCGGTAATGCAGGGGTCGAAAAGGCGGCTGCCGATGCGGGCATCAAGGTGACGGTACCGTTCAGCCCCGGCCGAGGTGACGCCACCGCCGAGGAAACCGATGCCGACTCCTTCAAATACCTGGAGCCCAAGGCAGATGGCTTCCGCAACCACCTGCAAGGCCCACTTCCTGCTTCCGCTGAATCCCTGCTGATCGACAAATCCCAACTGCTGAACCTGACGGCCCCTGAAATGACCGTGCTCGTTGGAGGCCTGCGCGCCATCAACATCAACACCGGTGGCAGCCAGCATGGCGTGCTGACCCATACCCCCGGCAAGCTGACAAACGACTTCTTCGTCAACCTGCTGGACATGGGCACCCAATGGAAAGCACAGGAAGACGGCACCTACGAAGGCGTAGACCGCAAGAGCGGTGCCAAGAAGTGGACTGGCACCCGTGTGGATCTGGTCTTTGGCAGCAATGCCATCCTGCGTGCCGTTGCCGAAGTCTATGCCGAAGCTGGCAACCAGCAGAAGTTCGTTGGCGACTTCGTGTCAGCCTGGACCAAGGTGATGGAACTGGACCGTTTCGATCTGAAGAAATGA
- the rocF gene encoding arginase: MHNSTAISLIGAPTDIGAGRLGAAMGPDALRVAQLGPALAELGCEVRDVGNLAGPANHRHPRDAAHGNLRNFEEAVAWNQTVHDAVHAELAAGRMPLMLGGDHSLAVGSISAVARHCKAAGKRLYVLWLDAHADFNTPETSPSGNIHGIPVACLSGLGPRELTHLAGFAPALGEQSLCQIGLRSVDDQEKHLIKTHNIDVFDMRAIDELGMRETMLRALAPLRNADPATTHLHLSFDVDFLDPEIAPGTGTTVRGGPNYREAQLCMEMIADTGLLGSIDIVELNPALDLRNQTAELVVDLVQSLFGKSTLVKDVRR; encoded by the coding sequence ATGCACAACTCTACCGCCATCAGCTTGATAGGAGCTCCTACCGACATCGGCGCCGGACGCCTGGGCGCAGCCATGGGGCCGGACGCGCTGCGCGTGGCGCAGCTGGGCCCTGCCCTGGCCGAGCTGGGCTGCGAAGTACGCGATGTAGGCAACCTGGCCGGGCCCGCCAACCACCGCCACCCGCGCGATGCGGCCCACGGCAACCTGCGCAACTTTGAAGAAGCCGTGGCCTGGAACCAGACCGTGCACGATGCCGTGCACGCTGAGCTGGCCGCAGGCCGCATGCCGCTGATGCTGGGCGGCGACCACAGCCTGGCGGTGGGCTCCATCAGCGCGGTGGCGCGCCACTGCAAGGCTGCAGGCAAGCGCCTGTATGTGCTGTGGCTCGATGCCCATGCCGATTTCAACACGCCCGAGACATCGCCCTCCGGCAACATCCACGGCATCCCCGTCGCCTGTCTGAGCGGCCTGGGCCCGCGCGAGCTCACCCACCTGGCGGGTTTCGCACCCGCCCTGGGAGAGCAATCGCTCTGCCAGATCGGCCTGCGCAGTGTGGACGACCAGGAAAAGCACCTCATCAAGACCCACAACATCGACGTGTTCGACATGCGCGCCATCGACGAGCTGGGCATGCGCGAGACCATGCTGCGGGCGCTTGCGCCGCTGCGCAATGCCGACCCGGCCACCACCCATCTGCACCTGAGCTTCGACGTCGATTTTCTCGACCCCGAGATCGCCCCTGGCACCGGCACCACGGTACGCGGCGGCCCCAACTACCGCGAAGCACAGCTGTGCATGGAGATGATTGCCGACACCGGCCTGCTGGGCTCGATCGATATCGTCGAACTCAATCCAGCGCTCGACCTGCGCAACCAGACCGCCGAGCTGGTGGTCGATCTGGTACAGAGCCTCTTTGGCAAGAGCACCCTCGTCAAGGACGTGCGCAGATAG
- a CDS encoding ornithine cyclodeaminase: protein MTSTSNNYTATVDFLSTDAAAELVRRVGLTPLLAGLVTALEEDFARWQDFDKTARLAQHTRDGVMELMPVADADHFAFKYVNGHPKNPQRGIPSIMAFGALMRADTGAPVLLSELTLTTALRTAATSVMAAKRLARANSRTMALIGNGSQSEFQALAFIGLLRIEALRLFDIDRAATDKLVRHLQAHAPQVQVTVCDSAAHAADGADIVTTVTADKTNATILTRAMVQPGMHLNAVGGDCPGKTELDAAILPEASVFVEFAPQSRIEGEIQHMAPDFAVTELWQVLHGKAPGRQRDDEITVFDSVGFALEDYSAMRYLHALAQKHGMLQPLLLLPQLANPKDLFGVLHADSPARNPLKTTAATA from the coding sequence ATGACCAGCACAAGCAATAACTACACCGCAACCGTTGACTTCCTCAGCACCGATGCCGCCGCCGAACTGGTGCGCCGCGTGGGCCTTACGCCGCTGCTGGCGGGCCTCGTCACCGCCCTGGAAGAAGACTTTGCCCGCTGGCAGGATTTCGACAAGACCGCGCGCCTTGCCCAGCACACCCGCGACGGCGTGATGGAGCTGATGCCCGTGGCCGATGCCGACCACTTTGCCTTCAAGTACGTCAACGGCCACCCCAAGAATCCGCAGCGCGGCATTCCGTCCATCATGGCGTTTGGCGCCCTGATGCGGGCCGATACCGGAGCGCCGGTGCTGCTGTCGGAGCTGACGCTGACCACCGCCCTGCGTACCGCCGCCACCAGCGTGATGGCCGCCAAGCGCCTGGCGCGCGCCAACAGCCGCACCATGGCCCTGATCGGCAACGGCTCGCAGAGCGAGTTTCAGGCACTGGCATTCATCGGTCTGCTGCGCATCGAGGCCCTGCGCCTGTTCGACATCGACCGCGCCGCCACCGACAAGCTGGTACGCCACCTGCAGGCCCATGCACCGCAAGTGCAGGTGACGGTATGCGACAGTGCGGCCCATGCCGCAGACGGCGCCGATATCGTGACCACGGTGACTGCCGACAAGACCAATGCAACCATCCTGACCCGCGCCATGGTGCAGCCCGGCATGCATCTGAACGCCGTAGGCGGCGACTGCCCAGGCAAGACCGAACTCGACGCCGCCATCCTGCCGGAAGCCAGCGTATTTGTGGAATTTGCGCCGCAAAGCCGCATCGAAGGCGAAATCCAGCACATGGCCCCCGACTTTGCCGTGACCGAACTGTGGCAGGTATTGCATGGCAAGGCACCGGGCCGGCAGCGTGATGACGAGATCACCGTGTTCGATTCCGTCGGCTTTGCGCTGGAGGATTACTCCGCCATGCGCTACCTCCACGCCCTGGCTCAAAAGCATGGCATGCTGCAGCCTCTGCTGCTGCTGCCACAATTGGCCAACCCCAAGGATCTGTTTGGCGTGCTGCACGCCGATAGCCCTGCCCGCAACCCATTGAAAACGACTGCTGCAACCGCCTGA
- a CDS encoding Lrp/AsnC family transcriptional regulator translates to MDKTDQALISMLRQNARESVATLAGKLGVSRGTVTNRMERLEREGLIVGYSVRLRPDVQPEVLRAWMSIEIVGNDTRRVMASLLGEPGVAALHSTNGRWDLLAELQVASLEELSRVLERIRLIKGISNSETSIHLESFRVS, encoded by the coding sequence ATTGACAAAACCGACCAGGCTCTGATCAGCATGCTGCGGCAAAACGCACGCGAAAGCGTGGCCACGCTGGCCGGCAAGCTCGGCGTATCACGCGGCACCGTCACCAACCGCATGGAGCGACTGGAGCGCGAAGGTCTGATCGTGGGCTACAGCGTGCGCCTGCGCCCCGATGTGCAGCCCGAAGTGTTGCGAGCCTGGATGAGCATTGAGATCGTGGGTAACGACACGCGCCGGGTGATGGCGTCCCTGTTGGGCGAGCCAGGCGTGGCGGCGCTGCACAGCACCAATGGCCGCTGGGATCTGCTGGCCGAGTTGCAGGTGGCGAGCCTGGAAGAGCTTTCGCGCGTGCTGGAGCGCATCCGGCTCATCAAAGGCATCAGCAACAGCGAAACCAGCATCCATCTGGAGAGCTTTCGCGTTTCTTGA